A genome region from Panicum virgatum strain AP13 chromosome 4K, P.virgatum_v5, whole genome shotgun sequence includes the following:
- the LOC120702543 gene encoding probable methyltransferase At1g29790, which yields MGSVSLNVASSRRGGRRGLACLCSPALLNLLVLLSLLSTNLLALLAFLAPRARGPVPAVAADRSASTSSAAISAQVAAIAREIDATRLVPHRAALPPELLLFLSPHALPLGRDARTGLTHMPASVAHACFRSPPTLALLAAFASYEPRAACPRNATLPHRLLSKGCEPLPRRRCLSRGPRAPLPSSNMGVDSRRWVKPRHDHEFLIDDVLRLAGTASAKIRIGFDVAGGAANFAARMRERGVTVVTTVLDNAGKPMNEFVAARGLFPLLLSPAHRFPFYDGVFDLVHVGTTALDEGGAPALGQAGTEEALEFFMFDVDRVLRASGLLWIDSYMCHSEERKQVVVRLIRRFGYKKLKWVAGEKAGTGSSKTAMYISAVLQKPGRG from the coding sequence ATGGGGTCGGTGTCGCTGAACGTGGCGTCCtcccggcgcggcgggcggcgcggcctggcGTGCCTCTGCTCGcccgcgctgctcaacctcctcGTGCTCCTCTCCCTCCTGTCCACCAACCTCCTCGCGCTCCTCGCCTTCCTCGccccccgcgcccgcggccccgtccccgccgtcgccgccgaccgctccgcctccacctcctccgccgccatctCCGCGCAGGTGGCCGCCATCGCGCGGGAGATCGACGCCACCCGCCTCGTCCCGCAccgcgccgccctgcccccggagctgctcctcttcctctccccgcACGCGCTCCCGCTGGGCCGCGACGCGCGCACGGGGCTCACCCACATGCCGGCCTCCGTCGCGCACGCCTGCTTCCGCTCCCCGCCCACGctcgccctgctcgccgccttCGCCTCCTACGAGCCGCGCGCCGCGTGCCCGCGCAACGCCACCCTCCCGCACCGCCTCCTCTCCAAGGGCTGCGAgccgctgccccgccgccggtgccTCTCCCGgggcccccgcgcgccgctcccGTCCTCCAACATGGGCGTCGACAGCCGCCGATGGGTGAAGCCGCGCCACGACCACGAGTTCCTCATCGACGACGTCCTGCGGCTTGCCGGCACCGCCTCCGCCAAGATCCGGATCGGCTtcgacgtcgccggcggcgccgccaactTCGCCGCCCGGATGAGGGAGCGCGGGGTGACCGTGGTCACCACGGTGCTCGACAACGCCGGGAAGCCCATGAACGAGTTCGTGGCCGCGAGGGGCCTGTTCCCGCTGCTGCTCTCGCCGGCGCACCGCTTCCCCTTCTACGACGGGGTGTTCGACCTCGTGCACGTCGGGACCACCGCGCTGGACGAAGGCGGGGCGCCGGCGCTGGGGCAGGCGGGGACGGAGGAGGCGCTGGAATTCTTCATGTTCGATGTCGACAGGGTGCTTCGCGCCAGCGGGCTGCTCTGGATTGACAGCTACATGTGCCACAGCGAGGAGCGGAAGCAGGTGGTTGTGAGGCTAATTCGAAGGTTTGGCTACAAGAAGCTCAAGTGGGTTGCAGGAGAGAAGGCCGGCACGGGGAGCTCAAAGACGGCAATGTACATCTCTGCGGTTTTGCAGAAGCCGGGCCGGGGTTGA